GACCTTCCCGAGCACGTAGAGGATCCGCATGAGGACGCGGCCGAGGAGGCGGAGGGCTGTCATCTGCCGACGCTACCGGCCGTGCGCGCGGGCCCGCCAGGCGCGGCGGCGGACGGGGGCGCGGCAGGCGGCCGCGATGCCGCCGGACGAGGGACGGCCCCGGCCCTCGCGATGAGGGTCGGGGCCGTCCGTTCGGGATGGGGGACTACTGGCCGAGCTTCTGGTCGGCGACGTCGCCGGCCTTCTCCGCGGCGCCGTCGGACTTGCCGCCGGTCGCGTTGCTCGCGGCGTCCTGGCCCTTGTCGATGGCCCCGTCCGTCGCCTGCTCGCCCTTGTCGCTGTCGATGAGTCCCTCGGCCTTGTCGGTGAGATCCGCCATGTGCGCCTCCTGTCGTATGCGTCGCGCCCCGCTGCTGCGGGGTGCCACTCCAGCCTGCTCCCGTCCGGCGCGCGCGACCGGGCCGTCGGGATGCGGGAGGCTGGATCCGTGGACCAAATCGACCCGCGCCGCCTCGCCGGCGTGCTCGCCGACCCCGAGCTGCGGGCCGCGTACGCCCGCGTCGTGCTCGGATCCGACCTCGACGACGCTCTCGCGCACCTCTCCCCCGCCCGCCGGAAGAAGGCGCGCGCCTCGCTCGTCGGGTCGGGCCTCGTCGCGGTGGACGCCGACGGCACCGCATCCGCGCCCGACAGCGTCTTCCGCGCGATCCTCGCCCAGCAGCCCGCGACGCCGCCCGCCCAGGGCGTCGAGCGCTTCCTCCGCGACGGCCGCATCACCCAGTGGCCGGCCGGCCCCGCCGACCTCGACGACCTGCTGCGGCACGTGGTCGCGGAGGCGCTGGACCCCGACGAGGTGCTCGACGAGAAGACCCTCACGGCGCGCCTCCTCCGCGTCACCGACGACCACGCGCTGCTCCGCCGCCACCTCGTGGACGCGGGGC
This window of the Clavibacter sepedonicus genome carries:
- a CDS encoding DUF2087 domain-containing protein; the protein is MDQIDPRRLAGVLADPELRAAYARVVLGSDLDDALAHLSPARRKKARASLVGSGLVAVDADGTASAPDSVFRAILAQQPATPPAQGVERFLRDGRITQWPAGPADLDDLLRHVVAEALDPDEVLDEKTLTARLLRVTDDHALLRRHLVDAGLLLRTRSGSEYARAEAHADPRDGARATGEPT